In one window of Calypte anna isolate BGI_N300 chromosome 1, bCalAnn1_v1.p, whole genome shotgun sequence DNA:
- the LGALS2 gene encoding galectin-2 isoform X2, which yields MGVKFEILNLHMKTGECLKIKGKISDDADDFSINLGNSPSDLALHFNPRFNESVIVCNSLCSKVWEAERRDDLRFSKGSTIKIAIEMKPDKFEVKLPDGHEVEFPNRHCYNNINYMSIKGGFRVTSFKLDAAS from the exons ATGGGT GTAAAATTTGAAATCCTCAACCTGCATATGAAGACTGGAGAATGCCTGAAGATCAAGGGCAAGATATCTGATGATGCTGACGA CTTCAGCATCAACCTTGGCAACAGCCCTTCAGATCTGGCACTTCACTTCAATCCCCGCTTCAATGAGTCTGTCATTGTCTGCAACTCCCTGTGCTCCAAAGTCTGGGAGGCAGAGCGTCGTGATGACCTCAGGTTCTCCAAGGGCTCCACTATCAAG ATTGCCATTGAAATGAAGCCAGACAAATTTGAAGTGAAACTGCCGGATGGGCACGAAGTGGAATTCCCCAACCGGCACTGCTATAACAACATCAACTACATGAGCATCAAGGGGGGATTCAGGGTCACCTCTTTCAAACTGGATGCTGCTTCTTAG
- the LGALS2 gene encoding galectin-2 isoform X1 produces the protein MTGRRRTEQLHQEVKFEILNLHMKTGECLKIKGKISDDADDFSINLGNSPSDLALHFNPRFNESVIVCNSLCSKVWEAERRDDLRFSKGSTIKIAIEMKPDKFEVKLPDGHEVEFPNRHCYNNINYMSIKGGFRVTSFKLDAAS, from the exons GTAAAATTTGAAATCCTCAACCTGCATATGAAGACTGGAGAATGCCTGAAGATCAAGGGCAAGATATCTGATGATGCTGACGA CTTCAGCATCAACCTTGGCAACAGCCCTTCAGATCTGGCACTTCACTTCAATCCCCGCTTCAATGAGTCTGTCATTGTCTGCAACTCCCTGTGCTCCAAAGTCTGGGAGGCAGAGCGTCGTGATGACCTCAGGTTCTCCAAGGGCTCCACTATCAAG ATTGCCATTGAAATGAAGCCAGACAAATTTGAAGTGAAACTGCCGGATGGGCACGAAGTGGAATTCCCCAACCGGCACTGCTATAACAACATCAACTACATGAGCATCAAGGGGGGATTCAGGGTCACCTCTTTCAAACTGGATGCTGCTTCTTAG
- the CDC42EP1 gene encoding cdc42 effector protein 1, which translates to MSLGKLPMLSWVSGSHGKRRLKSELTPDMISPPLGDFRHTMHVGRGGDVFGDTSFLSNHGGNDTTKANNFFARTLRHVRRTPLRSRGSEGQAGASPAPPDISPIIKNAISLPQLNEVTYDGGSGRGLTSKFSFKSASNSFSKTHQAYGLESGFCTIPRVPRLEKSQESAFPREAELKRSDSVLSDSLLSFRLDLGPSLMSELLQVMNFSETNGSEVGEDVSDLPCDERNKDGVPSALGASYGEDKTMSSFWDHSRQSSPSGASSLPGLSVRANGEAHAIEGAGEDLAWTSGMRETPRKTPWQGHRNDCTIEAGEFDRAAQVLARHYGGTSTPRSLENGERLQAWTQTMWESPSSSSWRSQGTGESHSPEASWNQGEEEDEDRTSLQEGYTGAWVGRNNSFEYADEEEDDEVKV; encoded by the exons ATGAGCTTGGGGAAGCTGCCAATGCTGAGCTGGGTGTCAGGCTCCCATGGCAAGAGGCGGCTGAAGTCAGAGCTGACACCAGACATGATCAGCCCACCTCTGGGGGACTTTCGGCACACCATGCAtgtggggcgggggggggaCGTCTTCGGGGACACATCCTTCCTCAGCAACCACGGTGGGAATGACACAACCAAAGCCAACAACTTCTTTGCCCGGACGCTGCGTCACGTCCGCCGGACACCCCTGAGGAGCCGGGGCAGTGAGGGCCAAGCAGGGGCATCGCCTGCCCCCCCGGACATCTCTCCCATCATCAAGAATGCCATCTCACTGCCACAGCTCAACGAGGTGACATACGATGGAGGAAGTGGACGGGGCTTGACCAGCAAGTTCTCCTTCAAAAGTGCCTCCAACAGCTTTTCCAAGACACACCAGGCCTACG GGCTGGAGTCCGGGTTTTGCACCATCCCTCGTGTCCCTCGCTTGGAAAAGTCCCAAGAGAGCGCGttccccagggaagcagagctgaagcGCTCCGACTCCGTGCTCTCCGACTCCCTGCTCTCCTTCCGCCTGGACCTGGGTCCTTCCCTGATGAGCGAGCTCCTCCAGGTGATGAACTTCTCCGAAACCAATGGGAGCGAGGTGGGGGAGGATGTCTCTGATCTCCCGTGTGATGAGAGGAACAAGGACGGGGTCCCTTCAGCATTGGGTGCTTCCTATGGAGAGGACAAGACAATGTCCAGCTTCTGGGACCActccaggcagagcagcccatCGGGGGCCAGCTCACTGCCAGGACTGTCAGTCCGTGCCAACGGAGAGGCACATGCCATCGAGGGTGCTGGAGAGGACCTTGCCTGGACATCAGGGATGAGGGAAACACCCAGAAAAACCCCATGGCAGGGGCACCGGAATGACTGCACCATCGAGGCAGGAGAGTTTGATCGGGCAGCCCAGGTCCTGGCCCGCCATTATGGTGGGACCAGCACTCCCCGGAGCTTAGAGAACGGTGAGCGTCTGCAGGCCTGGACGCAGACCATGTGggagagccccagcagcagctcgtGGAGGTCGCAAGGGACAGGGGAGAGCCATTCCCCTGAGGCCAGCTGGAAtcaaggagaggaggaggatgaagaccGCACCAGCCTGCAGGAGGGGTACACTGGTGCCTGGGTGGGACGCAACAATTCCTTCGAGTACGctgatgaggaggaggatgatgaaGTCAAGGTGTGA